A genomic segment from Chanos chanos chromosome 2, fChaCha1.1, whole genome shotgun sequence encodes:
- the cd40lg gene encoding CD40 ligand, which yields MINTFHSTLPPPPVPPRTGYAGSKPNSNSSLVKFLSVVLLLLMLLTFGGFFYLFSKTNTLQSNLSNHEDFAILKRLQECEDSTESKWLLNCKELVLKYKSVLDKVLQAEGTAAKIVGESSPETFAHLKAMPKQQSTPPLLNPPANTLLWDREHSVFENVDLSSTGTLTIRRPGTYYIFSQVTFSAQHARAPLRQFIMSKTKKKQEGEPLLKSYCSLSTSRGAGFPDLCTSSQAGVFKLEAGQQLYINVTDRDLVNTESSFFGLFML from the exons ATGATCAACACCTTCCACAGCACTCTTCCACCGCCACCGGTGCCCCCACGGACGGGCTACGCCGGGTCCAAACCCAACAGCAACTCATCTTTAGTCAAGTTCTTATCTGTGGTTCTGTTACTCCTAATGTTACTGACATTTGGAGGTTTCTTCTACCTGTTCTCCAAAACCAACACG ttACAATCAAATCTGAGCAACCATGAAGACTTTGCCATCCTAAAGAGACTACAGGAATGTGAGGACAGTACTGAAAGTAAATGGCTACTCAACTGTAAAGAGCttgttttaaaatacaagtCTGTTTTAGACAAG GTCCTGCAAGCAGAAGGCACAG CGGCCAAAATAGTTGGGGAATCATCTCCAGAAACATTTGCACATCTGAAAGCCATGCCAAAACAACAATCAACAC CACCTCTGCTGAACCCGCCGGCAAACACATTGTTGTGGGACAGAGAGCATTCAGTGTTCGAGAATGTCGATTTGAGCAGCACTGGTACGCTGACCATTAGAAGACCAGGCACCTACTACATCTTTTCCCAGGTCACGTTTTCGGCCCAACACGCCAGAGCACCGCTCAGACAGTTCATAATGAGtaagacaaagaagaaacagGAGGGAGAGCCTCTGCTGAAGTCCTACTGCAGCTTGAGCACCTCCAGAGGAGCTGGCTTTCCGGATCTGTGCACCTCCTCACAGGCAGGAGTGTTCAAACTGGAAGCAGGCCAGCAGCTCTACATCAATGTGACGGACAGAGACTTGGTGAACACTGAGTCCTCTTTCTTTGGATTATTcatgctctaa
- the tmtops3a gene encoding teleost multiple tissue opsin 3a, translating into MVVHIWSFNISTRDNSTSNQSSNVSFGDVFIPPQDPSSLSRTGHTVVAVFLGFILLFGLLNNLLVLLIFAKFRSLWTPINLILLNISVSDILVCMFGTPFSFAASLYGRWLLGHHGCKWYGFANSLFGIVSLVSLSVLSYERYAAVLSSSKADLSDFRKAWMYVAGSWLYSLVWTLPPFLGWSSYGPEGAGTSCSVQWQQRSANSVSYVVCLFVFCLLLPLLLMVYCYSKILLIIRGVAKINIMSAQRRENHILLMVLTMVSCYLLCWMPYGVMALVATFGKRGLITTTASVVPSVLAKSSTVVNPVIYVLFNNQFYRCFVAFVKCGAEPQSIHTLQPQQSSRDGNPTLCTCKPTEQTLHTPTPSHTHSHTHPEQQQKETRALSLVVHYTP; encoded by the exons ATGGTCGTCCACATTTGGAGTTTTAACATTAGTACCAGAGACAATTCAACTTCGAATCAAAGCTCCAATGTAAGCTTTGGGGACGTTTTCATACCACCCCAAGATCCCTCTAGTCTGAGCAGAACTGGCCACACGGTGGTGGCAGTTTTCCTCGGATTCATCTTGCTTTTTGGACTGTTGAACAatcttcttgttcttctcatCTTCGCAAAGTTTCGCTCACTATGGACTCCTATAAACCTAATTCTACTGAACATTAGTGTGAGTGATATTCTCGTGTGTATGTTCGGAACACCCTTCAGTTTTGCTGCTAGCCTCTATGGAAGATGGCTTTTAGGACATCACGGCTGTAAATGGTACGGTTTCGCCAATTCGCTTTTTG GCATCGtctctctggtctctctgtctgtcctgtcctaTGAGCGCTATGCCGCTGTGCTGTCCTCGTCTAAGGCCGACTTGTCAGACTTCCGTAAGGCTTGGATGTATGTGGCCGGATCCTGGCTCTACTCACTGGTGTGGACCCTACCGCCCTTCCTGGGCTGGAGCAGCTATGGACCAGAAGGTGCTGGCACCTCGTGTTCGGTGCAGTGGCAGCAACGCTCGGCCAACAGCGTGTCTTAtgtggtctgtctgtttgtcttctgtttgCTCCTGCCCCTTCTGCTCATGGTCTACTGCTATAGCAAGATCCTGCTCATCATCAGAGGG GTGGCGAAGATCAACATTATGTCAGCGCAACGTCGGGAGAACCACATCTTACTGATGGTCCTGACCATGGTGTCCTGTTACCTGCTGTGCTGGATGCCTTACGGGGTGATGGCTCTAGTGGCCACGTTTGGCAAGAGGGGCCTGATCACCACCACGGCCAGCGTAGTGCCCTCCGTCTTGGCCAAGAGCAGTACCGTGGTCAACCCTGTTATCTACGTACTCTTCAACAACCAG TTCTACAGATGTTTTGTGGCCTTCGTGAAGTGCGGAGCGGAGCCGCAGTCCATCCATACCCTCCAGCCTCAGCAGAGCAGCCGGGATGGAAACCCCACCCTCTGCACCTGCAAACCCACAGAGCAGACTCTTCACACCCCCACCCCTAGCCACACCCACAGCCACACCCACCctgaacaacaacagaaagagacacgTGCCCTGTCCCTAGTGGTCCACTACACACCCTGA